A DNA window from Takifugu flavidus isolate HTHZ2018 chromosome 15, ASM371156v2, whole genome shotgun sequence contains the following coding sequences:
- the si:ch211-106h4.4 gene encoding MAM and LDL-receptor class A domain-containing protein 1: MKWVFVVLSALVAIVSSCSDGQFTCNHEECISPSLVCDIKTDCENSSDEEFCGSCTFEHHSCGWNDTSDISYLWTREMANFTLIPGVDHTSGSPSGYVMHVNMKQNLGLIDKAKMEYSVDQPAALGCQISFWYCIYDPSPILTSSLELKMVRDKDEKSLLKISEHSITEWKKAKAFLGNQPGGYRLQLSYSPPFAAKPVVVLDDIQFENCADKDVPAGSDQLSCDFKNDTCSWYHDYTAGLLWERSNDKLNEKNSYMVITAKYGLNISSAARLISYPQTAGQNICVSFWYHIFGNSIGSLKFIAKYSGEEEMITWIRSGTQGSKWRFADLTFKSSKPIQFIIEAMVGGNQGRIAITDIMVYPSESGSCPPERECTFQGSLCGLLPQPAANFSWMRIRGSSQPANSSGPATDHTLGTEQGFYLSAHLWNHPVGARGAMMTAVMEPTASDGECLMFWYYMEGSEVGELNIYLQTFENSRESVPLWTQKGNQGKHWRHGRVTLRSSTPYQVIFEAIVGTGERRDIAIDDLTVLDGHCPPTGVCDFEMDFCGWVNSYPVKPQSRVDWDWLSGESEGHHVPSRDHTTNTALGHFAFFNPISHPKSDKEQVARLESETMDAVERACLEVWHYAAGWLTDNHSKIQLLVFVNDSVSLYPVLNTFGFMNSSWIQERVDYSAKHPHRLILQANCSCSDMSIALDDIYIMRNESCNEITPTTTPNPPTTTSSPPSAMDCTFEHGLCSWVQEVSGDVNWTRSKGLPVDLPWDGPQYDHTVGNNEGLFLVLNGSGINNVERAVISVPLLEVTSSHICIGFWYHMLGPSVSTLDLLLEIKSSEDVVWTRRGTQKPEWIHAEITVNRQDTSRLIITAHRNTISEGFIAIDDITVREGPCVDKNMCGFDYDLCGFHNSVTHKGQWIRKRATEEEVDHTRGTDNGFYVTVKNSTEKTIAQLLSPPLTPTTEMCVRFWYWLPAGSTDSLTMHVLRSGQLSIVLWKQSGVVSSSWEVAEVTVSSPVEFKVVLQTIHSPDSNATMKVDDVSLRDGACHPPGSCDFESGQCNWINVHREDGHDWVLANGGFRGPEADHTTQTPEGWFLLSSSQHLNRSSVAHVLSEWIHLRETVCFSLWYHMNSSDSGMLRVYLRSGPSESQLMFHSNSSESNWIRFSQSVTTTRPFQVLIEAETNNKGFIAVDDITVTLGICPANETSSEFVGCSFENGTCGWEDSSVGQSQWVRGRNTSESFGPAKDHTVGTELGWYMALKPKTGENVSPAALQSPTMTQASTTCTLHFYYSIYVEDEAQLDVVMREGSQVTTLWRQTVGHEDVWRPGIVIVGRMPQDFSITFEGSRTFNKHGHVAIDDISFTNCTLPEPQPACPDNMFKCINSVCVESNQLCDYSDDCGDRSDEINCEPNGFEERCNFEQGLCSWENDVDTPHAKWIRQRGADAWPTFGPERDHTQNSAAGHYVIPEPHTTEAGRTSEMLSTTLLPSFNCTVRFYVFSLGDPAASLTVWSRTLGTGANDSLLSLTEISQSYNWQRAEATFSSSDNSKIVFRYERGHGHRGLVALDDISFSRECVFKTSPTSSPSTTSNAPSTTTGPTHPCQENEFFCWQSAGKVCVLTTKRCNYLPDCPQGEDEEGCGSCTFERDDCGWNDTSVGQMKWQRQKASNDTIPPSDHTTNAGYYMSMNFSQGSAQSEARLQSPPLPPSSPYCQILFHFHISTRSAGSLRVLMQQAEGSEAILWSRSDSTLSNWTPENLPIGLHQQPYRIWFSGVSKAEVTSGTRIIAVDDISFLNCEKSSKVPALQTYDCSFEDGLCGWTQGAEDGLDWTSGSGPTETPNTGPAGDHTTGKGKYLYINSSSARVTGDVAHLKTPLLPSGGRDGYCFTFWHHMFGATVGSLRVLLQTTDPRNKTMVWQKSGNQGDEWQLVQIHMTVQSVHQVILEATVGGKAGDIAVDDISLTNGPCSASDLCDFEEDSCGWQQQTDDDFDWVRQSGPSHNPNTGPNSDHTTNAPAGHYYYLSSSNADRASQTARMSSPLYPAGKGSCVQLWYFMYGRGVGTLNIYQQAADETPALLFSQMGDQGRLWRFAQASPLYRDRPYRIMVEGVKAGPSQVGDMAFDDVTLTDAQCPSPGHCDFEINMCSWSNVGGVDEEDWLRGRGDQPNLNTGPSIDHTTNSSQGYYLYVDSSVGEWGDRTFLVSDVFHPSTRGHCLTFWYHMSGNHVGTLRVFLNDRKMHATGNEEGTLKWMESGNKGDKWQEASVHIKHDEAFWFVFVYQRGMTPWGAIALDDISVLPGGCYSQPPVGPPDENAEVNVGLAVGLTVLAGLILCIVLFMLNRKRKAMSQPNILQHEEPTAHSSVFDLCDGKIDVTEHGTEFDFSFYNQLYDPSSNRPRTEASADT; this comes from the exons ATGAAGTGGGTATTTGTTGTGCTGTCAG CACTGGTGGCAATTGTTTCCTCTTGTTCTGATGGGCAGTTCACATGTAATCATGAAGAATGCATTTCACCTTCACTCGTCTGTGATATCAAAACAGACTGTGAAAACAGCTCAGATGAGGAGTTCTGCG GCTCGTGCACATTTGAGCATCACTCCTGTGGCTGGAATGACACCAGTGATATTTCCTACCTATGGACGAGGGAAATGGCTAATTTCACCTTGATACCTGGAGTTGACCATACCTCAGGAAGTCCATCAG GATATGTTATGCATGTAAATATGAAGCAAAATCTTGGGCTCATTGACAAAGCTAAAATGGAGTATTCTGTTGATCAACCAGCTGCTCTGGGCTGTCAAATCAG CTTCTGGTATTGTATTTATGATCCCTCACCAATATTAACATCATCTCTTGAACTGAAGATGGTCAGAGACAAAGATGAGAAAAGTTTGCTGAAAATTTCAGAACATAGCATAACTGAGTGGAAGAAGGCTAAAGCTTTTCTTGGTAATCAGCCAGGAGGATACAGG ctgcaacTATCATACAGCCCTCCCTTCGCTGCAAAACCAGTCGTCGTGCTGGATGACATCCAGTTTGAGAATTGTGCAGATAAAGATGTTCCAGCAGGCTCTGACCAGCTCTCATGTGATTTCAAAAACGACACATGTTCCTGGTACCATGATTACACTGCAGGCCTTCTGTGGGAGAGAAGCAATGATAAATTGAATGAAAAAA ATTCCTATATGGTCATAACTGCCAAATATGGCTTAAATATCTCATCTGCAGCCAGACTCATCAGTTACCCACAGACTGCTGGTCAAAACATCTGCGTGAGCTTCTGGTATCACATATTTGGTAACAGCATTG GTTCATTGAAGTTTATCGCAAAGTATTCTGGTGAGGAAGAGATGATTACCTGGATAAGAAGTGGAACTCAAGGAAGCAAATGGAGATTTGCAGACCTAACTTTCAAAAGTTCAAAACCAATACAG TTTATTATAGAAGCCATGGTGGGCGGAAATCAAGGCAGGATAGCTATTACTGACATCATGGTGTACCCCAGTGAGTCTGGTTCTTGCCCTCCTGAGAGGGAATGCACCTTCCAGGGCTCCCTCTGTGGTCTGCTGCCCCAACCGGCTGCTAACTTCAGCTGGATGCGAATCAGAGGATCATCCCAACCAGCCAACTCCTCAGGGCCAGCCACAGATCATACTCTGGGGACAGAGCAGG GTTTCTATTTGAGCGCCCACTTGTGGAATCATCCTGTTGGGGCTAGAGGTGCAATGATGACTGCGGTAATGGAGCCGACTGCATCTGATGGGGAGTGTTTGATGTTCTGGTACTACATGGAGGGAAGTGAAGTGGGAGAACTAAACATTTACCTTCAAACCTTTGAGAACTCCAGGGAATCTGTCCCACTTTGGACCCAAAAGGGAAATCAGGGGAAACACTGGAGGCATGGAAGAGTGACGTTACGTTCCAGTACCCCATATCAG GTGATTTTTGAGGCAATTGTTGGgactggagagaggagagatatTGCCATCGATGACCTAACTGTTCTAGATGGCCACTGTCCCCCAACAG GTGTCTGTGACTTTGAAATGGACTTCTGCGGGTGGGTAAACAGTTATCCTGTCAAACCCCAGTCTAGAGTGGACTGGGACTGGCTCTCAGGTGAAAGTGAAGGTCACCATGTTCCATCAAGGGACCACACCACAAATACTGCTCTGG GTCATTTTGCATTCTTCAATCCCATCTCCCATCCCAAGTCTGACAAAGAACAAGTTGCTCGACTGGAGAGTGAAACAATGGATGCAGTAGAGAGAGCTTGCCTGGAGGTGTGGCACTACGCAGCTGGATGGCTCACTGATA ATCACTCAAAAATCCAACTATTAGTGTTTGTGAATGATTCTGTCAGCCTGTATCCTGTGTTGAACACATTTGGGTTCATGAACAGCTCGTGGATCCAGGAAAGAGTGGATTACAGTGCAAAACATCCTCATCGG CTTATTTTACAAGCCAACTGTAGCTGTAGTGATATGAGCATCGCTCTGGATGACATCTACATTATGAGGAATGAGTCTTGCAATGAAATCACCCCAACCACCACTCCCAACCCTCCCACCACGACCAGCTCCCCGCCGTCTGCTATGGACTGCACTTTTGAACACG GTCTGTGCAGTTGGGTCCAGGAGGTCAGTGGTGATGTGAACTGGACACGCAGTAAAGGACTTCCAGTGGACCTGCCTTGGGATGGACCTCAGTACGACCATACTGTCGGAAATAATGAGG GACTCTTCCTGGTTTTAAATGGATCTGGAATAAACAATGTGGAGCGAGCGGTCATCTCCGTTCCTCTTCTCGAGGTTACATCATCACATATCTGCATTGGATTCTGGTATCACATGCTCGGGCCTTCAGTGTCTACCCTGGATCTACTGTTGGAAATA AAATCATCTGAAGATGTAGTCTGGACTCGTCGGGGAACACAGAAACCAGAGTGGATTCATGCAGAAATAACTGTCAACAGACAGGACACATCACGG CTGATAATCACTGCTCATCGAAACACCATCAGTGAAGGATTTATTGCcattgatgacatcacagtgaGGGAGGGTCCCTGTGTGGATAAGA ACATGTGCGGGTTTGATTACGACCTGTGTGGCTTTCACAACAGTGTTACCCACAAGGGTCAGTGGATCCGCAAAAGAGCtacagaggaagaggtggatCATACCCGTGGAACAGATAATG GTTTCTATGTGACTGTGAAAAATTCTACGGAGAAAACCATAGCGCAACTGCTCTCACCTCCTTTAACCCCAACGACTGAGATGTGTGTCCGTTTCTG GTACTGGTTACCTGCAGGATCAACTGACAGCCTCACCATGCATGTGCTGAGGAGTGGGCAACTGTCGATTGTTCTTTGGAAACAATCTGGAGTAGTGTCTTCAAGCTGGGAGGTTGCAGAAGTCACCGTGTCATCTCCTGTTGAATTTAAG GTGGTGTTGCAGACCATCCACAGTCCAGACAGCAACGCTACAATGAAAGTTGATGATGTTTCTTTGAGGGACGGAGCCTGCCATCCTCCAGGGAGCTGTGACTTTGAGTCTGGACAGTGCAACTGGATCAACGTCCACAGGGAAGATGGACACGACTGGGTGCTGGCCAATGGAGGCTTCCGTGGTCCAGAAGCAGACCACACCACTCAAACGCCAGAGG GTTGGTTCTTGTTGAGCTCCTCACAGCATCTCAACCGCAGCAGTGTTGCTCATGTGTTGTCAGAATGGATCCACCTGAGAGAAACtgtctgtttcagcctgtggtaCCATATGAACAGCAG CGACTCGGGCATGTTGAGGGTGTACCTTCGTTCTGGACCATCTGAGAGCCAGCTCATGTTTCACAGTAACAGCAGCGAAAGCAACTGGATCAGGTTCTCTCAGTCTGTAACCACCACCAGACCTTTTCAA GTACTCATTGAGGCAGAAACCAACAACAAAGGCTTCATCGCTGTCGATGACATCACTGTCACGCTCGGCATCTGTCCAG CCAATGAAACAAGTTCAGAATTTGTGGGTTGCTCATTTGAAAACGGGACATGCGGCTGGGAGGACAGCAGTGTGGGCCAGTCTCAGTGGGTGAGAGGGAGAAACACTTCTGAGAGCTTTGGACCTGCTAAGGACCATACAGTGGGTACTGAGCTGG gTTGGTACATGGCACTGAAACCTAAGACAGGAGAAAATGTgagccctgcagctctgcagagccCAACCATGACACAGGCCAGCACCACCTGCACTCTGCACTTCTACTACAGCATATATGTAGAAG ATGAAGCCCAACTGGATGTGGTGATGAGAGAGGGTTCCCAGGTGACCACGCTGTGGCGGCAAACTGTCGGCCACGAAGATGTTTGGCGTCCTGGCATCGTCATAGTGGGCCGAATGCCTCAGGATTTTTCTATCACATTTGAAGGCTCCAGGACCTTCAACAAGCACGGCCACGTTGCTATTGACGACATCAGTTTCACCAACTGCACTCTGCCTG AGCCTCAGCCTGCATGTCCTGACAACATGTTCAAGTGCATCAACAGCGTGTGCGTGGAGTCCAACCAATTGTGCGACTACAGCGATGACTGTGGGGACCGCTCAGATGAGATCAACTGCG AGCCAAATGGATTTGAGGAGCGCTGCAACTTTGAACAGGGCCTGTGTTCTTGGGAAAATGATGTAGACACGCCTCACGCTAAGTGGATAcgacagagaggagcagatgcCTGGCCTACATTTGGACCTGAGAGGGATCACACCCAGAACTCTGCAGCAG GTCACTATGTCATTCCGGAGCCACACACAACTGAGGCTGGCCGTACATCAGAGATGCTTTCAACTACTTTACTGCCCAGCTTTAATTGCACT GTGAGATTCTATGTATTCAGCTTGGGAGATCCTGCAGCCTCACTGACGGTCTGGTCCAGGACACTAGGCACTGGTGCTAACGACAGTCTCTTATCGCTCACTGAGATCTCACAGAGTTACAACTGGCAGAGAGCTGAGGCCACATTCTCATCCTCAGACAACAGTAAG ATTGTCTTCAGATATGAAAGAGGTCATGGACACAGGGGGCTTGTTGCTTTGGATGACATCTCTTTCTCAAGGGAGTGCGTATTCAAAACCTCGCCCACATCCAGCCCAAGCACAACCTCAAATGCACCCTCTACCACAACGGGCCCCACCCATCCATGTCAG GAGAATGAGTTTTTCTGTTGGCAGTCAGCAGGAAAAGTGTGTGTCCTGACAACGAAACGGTGCAATTATCTTCCTGACTGTCCACAAGGGGAAGACGAGGAGGGCTGTG GTTCCTGCACGTTTGAGAGGGACGACTGTGGCTGGAATGACACCAGTGTTGGACAAATGAAGTGGCAGAGACAGAAAGCCAGTAATGACACCATCCCACCCAGTGATCACACAACAAATGCAG GCTACTACATGAGTATGAATTTCAGCCAGGGGTCCGCACAGAGTGAGGCCCGACTTCAGAGTCCCCCACTGCCCCCATCATCCCCCTACTGCCAGATTCT GTTTCACTTCCACATCAGTACAAGGAGTGCTGGGTCACTCAGAGTGCTTATGCAGCAAGCTGAGGGGAGTGAAGCAATCCTCTGGTCACGCAGTGACAGTACTCTGTCCAACTGGACCCCAGAGAATCTACCTATAGGCCTGCATCAGCAGCCTTACAGG ATATGGTTCAGTGGCGTTAGCAAAGCTGAAGTCACTTCTGGCACCCGCATCATAGCTGTGGATGACATTTCTTTCCTAAACTGTGAAAAATCCTCCAAAGTACCAG CTTTACAGACATATGACTGTTCCTTTGAGGATGGTCTGTGTGGTTGGACACAGGGGGCCGAAGATGGGTTGGACTGGACCAGCGGGTCTGGCCCAACTGAAACCCCTAACACTGGACCCGCAGGAGATCACACCACCGGAAAAG GTAAATATCTGTACATCAACAGTTCCTCAGCCAGGGTGACAGGAGACGTGGCCCATCTGAAGACTCCGCTTTTGCCGTCTGGTGGCCGCGATGGGTACTGCTTCACATTTTGGCACCACATGTTCGGGGCCACCGTTGGCTCCCTCAGGGTGCTCCTGCAAACAACTGATCCCAGGAACAAAACAATG GTGTGGCAAAAGTCAGGAAACCAGGGGGACGAGTGGCAGCTGGTGCAGATCCACATGACCGTGCAGAGTGTCCACCAAGTCATTTTAGAGGCCACAGTTGGAGGAAAGGCGGGAGACATCGCTGTTGATGACATCTCTCTTACCAACGGGCCTTGTTCTGCCTCTG ACCTGTGTGACTTTGAGGAGGACAGTTGCGgctggcagcagcagactgacgaTGACTTCGACTGGGTACGACAGTCGGGCCCCTCCCACAACCCAAACACTGGGCCAAACAGCGACCACACCACCAACGCCCCGGCGGGCCATTACTACTACCTGTCATCTTCCAATGCAGACCGCGCCAGTCAGACGGCACGAATGTCCTCGCCGCTGTATCCTGCAG GCAAAGGATCTTGCGTCCAGCTGTGGTACTTCATGTATGGAAGAGGAGTGGGGACGCTGAACATTTACCAGCAGGCTGCAGACGAGACACCGGCCCTGCTATTCTCTCAAATGGGTGATCAGGGTCGACTCTGGAGGTTCGCTCAGGCCAGTCCTCTGTACCGTGATCGGCCTTACAGG ATCATGGTGGAAGGTGTGAAGGCCGGCCCCAGCCAGGTGGGAGACATGGCATTTGATGATGTTACACTCACAGATGCTCAGTGTCCTTCACCTGGTCACTGCGACTTCGAGATCAACATGTGTAGCTGGAGCAACGTGGGAGGAGTCGACGAAGAGGACTGGCTGCGTGGGAGGGGAGACCAGCCGAATCTCAACACGGGACCCAGCATTGATCACACAACAAACTCATCACAGG GATATTACCTGTACGTGGACAGCTCAGTGGGTGAGTGGGGGGACAGGACCTTCCTCGTTAGTGATGTGTTCCACCcgtccactagagggcattGCCTGACATTCTGGTATCACATGTCTGGAAATCATGTCGGGACTCTGCGAGTTTTCTTAAATGACAG AAAAATGCATGCCACTGGTAATGAAGAGGGGACTTTGAAGTGGATGGAGTCAGGAAACAAAGGAGACAAGTGGCAGGAGGCCAGTGTGCACATAAAACATGATGAAGCTTTCTGG tttgtgtttgtgtatcagAGAGGGATGACCCCATGGGGTGCCATTGCTCTGGACGACATTAGTGTCCTACCCGGTGGCTGTTACTCACAGCCCCCTGTTGGTCCTCCTGATGAAAATG CTGAGGTGAATgtaggtctggctgttggcctgACTGTGCTGGCTGGACTCATTCTCTGCATTGTCCTCTTCATGCTGAACAGGAAACGAAAGGCGAT GAGTCAGCCAAACATTTTACAACACGAAGAACCAACCGCACACAGCTCTGTGTTTGACCTCTGTGACGGTAAAATAGAC GTGACGGAACACGGAACAGAATTTGACTTTTCATTCTATAATCAACTCTATGACCCATCGTCAAATAGGCCCAGAACGGAGGCTTCAGCAGATACATGA